The genomic stretch GAGATTTCCTCGACCTCCCAAGGCTCGAATAAGTCTAAGAATATTGTCCCGATTTCCACAGAGTCGAAACTCAGTCTTTGGATTTGTGAGGATTTGTGGAGGCCCACTCCCAACAGGTTACAGCAGAGCTGAAACCGATACAGGGCACGTATCAGTCGTgcctcctccatcttgcTTAGAGGCTCGTCACTTCGTGGCTTATCCGTCTCTATGGCAAGATTACCCAACGTCCAGCTAGTGTAGTACTGTGCGAGTGGTTTGACAATTGAGAAGTAGAACGCTGCTACGTCcacaagctcatcaacattAGCCATTTCGCTCGGTACTGAATGCAGGGATGTATCCCGCTGGTCCTGGTAGGATTGAAGAAACATATTGACTTTCTCTTTAGTGCGCGAGTGAGAAAAGTCGACCAAGCGGGACTGATAAACAGCACAAGCGTCGCTAGTAGCGCTGCGCAATGTTGTCTCCAAGCCACTGCAGAGTAAGCGTCTGCGAGCTGACAGATACTGCTGGTGGTAGACAGGAGACGCGTGGACCAAGGCCCAAAGTGTTTCAAGTTCCAGCATAGAAAGGAGGTGATGCCGAACTTCGGGTGGAAGATCTTCCACCGGTGCATTGCGATGCAGTATATCGCAGTCCACCCGTTTCTGGAGCTTTCCTCGTGCAGGTGTTTGCATAGAGCCGACTTGACCTGCCGTCGCCGCGGGAGTTGGATCCGAGGTAGACGCAGGAATCCGCATCGAATGCTTGAATCTTGAGAAAAGTTTTTTCATTCCGAATGTCTTTCGGTTTACAAAAGTATTTTAGGATAAGATACAATCAATAACAAAAGGAAGTATAACCCTAGACGAGAGCGACGGCCAATTTGGCACTGATCGCGCTTTAATGATCAGCCAATTGTAGCATCACCCTGAGGGGCATCAGGATTCATTTCGTGATCGCACCGTCCGGAAACCGTAGATAGACAAGTCTAGAGCCTAACCTCGAAGAACATTAATTCGGGTGCTGTTCTTTTAGTGCCGTATCACAGCGTTGGTATGgaattcctcttccagccCCTGCagtgttgttgttgccttGCCGTAAAGAGTATAGTTCACTTTTGCCCGATCAAGGCAACACTGCTGAGTCATGCG from Aspergillus oryzae RIB40 DNA, chromosome 1 encodes the following:
- a CDS encoding uncharacterized protein (predicted protein), with product MKKLFSRFKHSMRIPASTSDPTPAATAGQVGSMQTPARGKLQKRVDCDILHRNAPVEDLPPEVRHHLLSMLELETLWALVHASPVYHQQYLSARRRLLCSGLETTLRSATSDACAVYQSRLVDFSHSRTKEKVNMFLQSYQDQRDTSLHSVPSEMANVDELVDVAAFYFSIVKPLAQYYTSWTLGNLAIETDKPRSDEPLSKMEEARLIRALYRFQLCCNLLGVGLHKSSQIQRLSFDSVEIGTIFLDLFEPWEVEEISCIYTFAKERYNQIFNDIRWNVHEENPKFEGQRPPTPEGAFDLDNSWTRDSLLKGTISCGLDLLHMVIFEIKDHTHLVTTMQQHISWPTGNFLEGEALGESAQFQRRQEHPSNWDLRQERRDPLPFQGDEVPDPNGVHPPLAWTLIWRGSYSNLYGYYVQDIIRRWGYVMWHATRLDYTGAKELLARQWKADWGDTDPRDNLL